A window of Halobacillus naozhouensis genomic DNA:
TCTTAGCCATCATCGTTTGGAAACCGCATAAAAAACTATCCCAAACGGCGGAACAAGACACTGTTGGAAAAAAGATCGGTCTCATCCTGATGTTCTTTCTCGTCGGCGTCTATGGCGGATTCATCCAGGCAGGAGTCGGATTTATCATCATTGCTGCCCTGACCTTAATGTCCGGGCTGTCCCTTGTGAAAATCAACAGCTTAAAAGCATTTATCGTTGCGGTCTATACAGTTTCAGCACTTGTCGTCTTCATCCTCAACGACCAAATTCACTGGGGATACGGATTAACGTTGGCACTGGGCACAAGTATCGGGGCATTTCTCGGCAGCCGGTTTGCGGTAAAACGAGGAGAGAAATGGGTGCAGCGAATCTTAGTAGCCGCTGTACTCTTAATGGCCATCAGACTCTTT
This region includes:
- a CDS encoding sulfite exporter TauE/SafE family protein; protein product: MAGGGSLLTLPLLIFFGLPSSVANGTNRIALMAQNLVAITSFRKSGYFDWKLGLRLAIPAFLGSIVGARFAISLPDELFNRILSIVMLLVLAIIVWKPHKKLSQTAEQDTVGKKIGLILMFFLVGVYGGFIQAGVGFIIIAALTLMSGLSLVKINSLKAFIVAVYTVSALVVFILNDQIHWGYGLTLALGTSIGAFLGSRFAVKRGEKWVQRILVAAVLLMAIRLFFFT